Below is a genomic region from Echinicola rosea.
GCCCCTGAAAAGGTAAAGCTGACCGCTGATTGGTTTGCCGCATTGATATTGCTTTGGTCTATTGTCGCACTATAGCCCGATGGAGCTGAAGTGTCCTTTGCCTTTGTGTCCGTAACGGCTGAGCCCGTATTTCCAAAACTGTCTGTCAGGGTAACGGACAGGGTAACGGTGCCGTCTCCCAAACTGCCAAGGTCGATCCCCGTGATTTGGGCAGTGGCCGTGGAAACGGTTCCTGATCCGGTTACATTTGTCCCTCCTCCTGCACTGGAGAAGGTATAATCATAGTCCGCGCCCACCTCAGCGCCGGCAAAGGTAAAGCTGACAGCTGATTCATTTGCCGCATTGATATTGCTTTGGTCTATTGTCGCACTATAGCCCGATGGAGCTGAAGTGTCCTTTGCCTTTGTGTCCGTAACGGCTGAGCCCGTATTTCCAAAACTGTCTGTCAGGGTAACGGACAGGGTAACGGTGCCGTCTCCCAAACTGCCAAGGTCGATCCCCGTGATTTGGGCAGTGGCCGTGGAAACGGTTCCTGATCCGGTTACATTTGTCCCTCCCCCTGCACTGGAGAAGGTATAATCATAGTCCGCGCCCAACTCTGCACCGGCAAAGGTGAAGCTGACAGCTGATTCATTTGCCCCGTTTATATTGCTTTGGTCTATTGTCGCACTATAGCCCGATGGAGCTGAAGTGTCCTTTGCCTTTGTGTCCGTAACGGCTGAGCCTGTATTTCCAAAACTGTCTGTCAGGGTCACGGACAGGGTAACGGTGCCGTCTCCCAAACTGCTAAGGTCGATCCCCGTGATTTGGTCAGTGGCCGTGGAAACGGTTCCTGATCCGGTTACATTTGTCCCTCCTCCTGCACTGGAGAAGGTATAATCATAGTCCGCGCCCACCTCTGCACCGGCAAAGGTAAAGCTGACTGCTGATTCGTTTGCCCCATTGATATTGTTTTGGTCGATTGTCGCACTATAGCCCGATGGAGCTGAAGTGTCCTTCGCCTTTGTGTCCGTAACGGCTGATCCCGTATTTCCAAAACTGTCTGTCAGGGTAACGGACAGGGTAAGGGTGCCGTCTCCCAAACTGCCAAGGTCGATCCCCGTGATTTGGGCAGTGGCCGTGGAAACGGTTCCTGATCCGGTTACATTTGTCCCTCCTCCTGCACTGGAGAAGGTATAATCATAGTCCGCGCCCACCTCTGCACCGGCAAAGGTAAAGCTGACAGCTGATTCGTTTGCCCCATTGATATTGCTTTGGTCTATTGTCGCACTATAGCCTGTCGGTGCGGCCAAATCGGCATCCTTGATCGTTAGGGTTACCTGCTGGCTACCACTCTCCACCGCATTGGTAGGGCTCTCCATATCGATAATGATCGTTTCATCGCCTTCCTCGACACCGTCAAAAAGCGATGTAACACGCACACTGTCCACCACCTCTCCTGGAGACAGGGTAATCGTACTTCCCGTGATACTATAATCGGTTCCTCCACCTATGGCCGTACCCGAAAAGGACAAGGGAATGGTCACCGATACTCCGGACACATTGTCTATTTTCCCTCTTACATAGGCCTGCCCTCCGGCTTCATTGGTAATGGGATTCCAAAAATCCACTATTTCCAAGGTCGCATTGGGTGGTGTATCATCATTCGCTATGGTATATGTCACTTGCTGAACTCCATCTTCAATGCCTCCCGTAACCGAACTTATGTCAATGATGACCGTTTCGTTATTTTCGTATATGTTGTCATTGATATTTTGCAAAGTGACCGATCCGGTGGTACTTCCCGCAGGAACATTGATCGTTGTGCCACTTAGGGTGTAATCCACCGCATTGGTAGCTGTGCCGCCAAAGGACAGGTTTACGGTTGTGTTCATACCGTAACTGTTGGAAAGCGTTGCGGTTAGGGTGGTCGCTGTAGTTATACTTTCGGTTTTGGAAGTGGAATTTATGCTGAGTGTCACCGTGGGTACCGGGGATACATTCAAAGTAGCGGTATAATTTCCCGTGCTATTGTCTGTGCCATCATTTACTTCAAATTGAAAGGAGGTGTTGGTGCTTCCGCTTTGGATATAATGCAAATGGCCCGCATCCAAGTTTGCCTTGCTGATCTGCTGGTTGGCACTTACTTCCTCGCCACCGTCATAAACATCATCATTGTCCGCATCCAAAAATAAGGTCCCAGCGCTGGGAATCGACTCGATCAGCACATGGTCCAAGGGATCTCCATCACCGTCCGAATAACCAAAATCCGAAGTGGAAAAAGTATAGACCAAATCTTCGAAAGGGCCATTTGAAGCAGTAAAGCCAGAGGCAGTTGGGGCGGTATTTGCCGCAGGAACACTATAAACGATATCATCCAAATCCACAACAATGTTCCCACCGGAAATGGTAAAGCTTGTGATATCGCTAAAACCAGGCTCAGATGAAAAATCATAATTTTGCTGAAGAAAATAGAGTCCATTGGAAGTAAAACTCTTATTCCCTCCCGCATTGGATGAAAAGGTGATGTCAGCATCTGCAAGAATATCAAAGGATAAGGAATGGAGACTAAAGCTACCCCCAGAGCTCAGACTTATGACAATACTACTAATATTAAAACTGCTATTTGAATCAAATTGAAGGGCATAGTCTGCAGCTCCTCCTTCAGACAAAGAATAGGTAGAATTTGAAGTAGCATGTGAATAATTCGAACTTGTTCCTGTGATCTGATACCTGATACCATCATTTGAAAAGTCTTTACTGGTAATTGCAAATCCAGAATCGTCATCAAAATTCTCTGTAAGTGTCTGCCCATTTACCTGAAAGCAGCAAAGCAGGCACAGAGCCACCAATAGGATCTCCTTAAAATATCGTATATCGTAAATATGTTTCATAGTTTCTGTTTCGTGGGCCAACTGCTATTGACCGGGTAATCAAATCATGACCGATTCCGAGAAAGCAATCGCTGAATGCGTAAAGCCAGTATGTTTACAAACGGGCTAGGGCAGGGAAAACCACTTCCCTGCCTTATTAGCAGCTAATTATTAACTGATCAATCCCGAGGAGGGAAGATTCCCTGCACACAAATGATAAAACTGATGCAGGAATAGGGCTGAACATTGTTCACTGGTAAATTACTTCCTGTCCTCCCCGTTTCCGAAACTGACTGGCTGCCAGCGTTCAGTGAGACACTGGGCGCTTCATTGTTAAACCCTTGTGCTGGCCTACCCGCTGCCACGGGTGCCGCTATAGTCGCTGCTCCATTGGTTCCCGGTATTTGCTCGGTAGCCTGTGCAGGGCTTGCCTTGATCGAGACCGGAGCCAACGAGTGACTGTGGGAAGGTAGGTTGGCTAAGGTAAGCGTATTAGTTTCTGCACCACCTTTTTGTCCCAATCTATGATCGGACAATCCCGGCCCATGGCCCGGTCCTACAGGGACTCTTCCCCTTAGGTCCGGCAGTGCAAAAGTAGTCCTCCCATCTCCACCATAGGTAGTCCCCAGCAGGGAAAAAAGTGCTGTATATTGTGCTATGGGAAGCAGCTGTCCCTCGCAGTACATCCACCCTCTCGGGGCAAAGGTTCCTGCAAACATTTTAATTGATGCCATGTACTCGTCCATTTTTTCGTTGTTTTAGGTTAAAAATTGATTTTCTTGTAATTGCTATTTGTCGTTAACTTGGTCTTGGTATGCCTTGGTGATCTTTTGGTAAATTGCTTTCATTTCTCCAATTACCTTATCGTACTGCTCTGAAAGGTGTTGAAGGTCTTGGCGAATATAAGGATTATTTATGTCATTTAGCTTTTTGGATTCCAACATGCCTTTTCGGTGATCGAGCTTGAATATTTGCGTTCTCAATACATCCATGCTCCCTAATAAAATCTGCACGCGATCCGATTGGTACTTTTCAGGATCCTGCTGCAGCTCCCTTAGAAAACCAAACCACGCCATGCTGTGTGCACAGCTTAGGCGGCTGTTCCGTACAGCCAGTGGACAAAAACCCCTTCGTTTCCAAGCATGATGCTGCGTCCCCTGTTCGTTGTCCGCAGGTGCATACGCTTCATGGGCAAGTCCACAATTACACACCTTGTACCTTAATAAGTCCATATCCTCATGCCTGACAACTCTCCTGTGCGTCGTTTTATTGATCCCTACACTTCATCCACTACATGCTTCCCAATATTCCTCTTTGAAAACAATTTCCCTTTTGGCTACGGTGTTTTTATGCTTTGTCCCGACTTTGGAAACATAGACCACACTGGATCGGGGGCTTCCTGTACGGAGATTGATCGCACCCCGCGGCCCGGTCACGTTTACCCGCTGTAAAGCCGGTAAAATGCCACTTGGTGAAGGGGAATGTCTTTTTTGGTTGGGATTTCTCAACAGCAAACCTATTTCGTAGGCTAGCAGGGCATAGGGGGATGGAATGGTAGCAAAATGCCGCTGAAAACGCTCCACAAATTCCATATTAGCCTCATTTTCGAGCTCTAGGAACCAAGTGGATGCCGAAAACAGGGACTTACTACTGACCTCCAGGACTTTGATCATATCCATGGCATCCTGACAATAATCCAACAG
It encodes:
- a CDS encoding phage tail protein, with amino-acid sequence MASIKMFAGTFAPRGWMYCEGQLLPIAQYTALFSLLGTTYGGDGRTTFALPDLRGRVPVGPGHGPGLSDHRLGQKGGAETNTLTLANLPSHSHSLAPVSIKASPAQATEQIPGTNGAATIAAPVAAGRPAQGFNNEAPSVSLNAGSQSVSETGRTGSNLPVNNVQPYSCISFIICVQGIFPPRD